A single region of the Fimbriimonadaceae bacterium genome encodes:
- a CDS encoding aminodeoxychorismate/anthranilate synthase component II: protein MILVIDNYDSFTYNLVQELGKIGVEVAVHRNDQIDIRQIIALKPAGIMLSPGPCTPEQSGVCLNVVAEALKAEAGPFHGVPIFGVCLGHQAIGLVSGSVVQQAGKIMHGKTSQVRHDGKGLFANMPNPFRAVRYHSLVVTRETVPDGFDITGWSEDDDEVMGLRHRTLPVEGVQFHPESILTEQGEKIVHNFVNMVHAAQV from the coding sequence ATGATCCTGGTGATCGACAACTACGACAGCTTCACCTACAACCTTGTGCAAGAGCTCGGCAAGATCGGGGTTGAGGTTGCCGTCCACCGTAACGACCAGATCGACATCAGACAGATCATTGCGCTTAAGCCGGCAGGGATCATGCTCTCCCCCGGACCGTGTACGCCTGAGCAGTCGGGGGTTTGTCTAAACGTTGTCGCAGAAGCCCTCAAAGCGGAGGCTGGCCCATTCCACGGGGTGCCCATCTTTGGCGTTTGCCTTGGGCACCAAGCGATCGGACTTGTTTCCGGGAGCGTTGTTCAGCAAGCAGGGAAGATCATGCACGGGAAGACCTCACAGGTGAGACACGACGGCAAGGGGCTGTTTGCGAATATGCCCAATCCGTTTCGGGCGGTGCGGTACCACTCCTTGGTCGTGACGAGAGAGACCGTGCCCGATGGTTTCGACATCACGGGTTGGAGCGAAGACGACGATGAGGTGATGGGATTAAGACACCGAACGCTTCCTGTTGAAGGCGTTCAGTTTCACCCGGAATCGATTCTCACCGAGCAAGGCGAAAAAATCGTACACAACTTTGTGAACATGGTCCACGCTGCCCAAGTCTAA
- a CDS encoding cupin domain-containing protein yields the protein MQTYKDEPGTWVGVTRRNLSEAADAQFEVRYFEIAPDGYTSFEKHEHEHCVIVLRGIGEVRLGDNWTQVTEQDVVRVSGGEPHQFRNRNREPFGILCIVNRERDRPVLLEDGSKDSIAVSESSTHTSKG from the coding sequence GTGCAGACGTACAAAGACGAGCCTGGCACCTGGGTGGGTGTCACACGGCGAAATCTCTCCGAAGCTGCCGACGCTCAGTTTGAAGTCCGGTATTTTGAGATCGCCCCCGATGGATACACGAGCTTCGAGAAGCACGAACACGAACATTGTGTGATCGTTTTGCGCGGCATCGGTGAGGTTCGATTAGGCGACAATTGGACTCAAGTTACCGAACAAGACGTCGTTCGCGTATCGGGTGGCGAACCCCATCAGTTTCGAAATCGAAATAGGGAACCATTCGGTATCTTATGTATTGTCAATCGTGAAAGGGACCGTCCCGTGCTGTTGGAGGACGGATCGAAGGACTCAATAGCCGTATCGGAGTCCTCGACCCATACGTCGAAGGGATAA
- a CDS encoding substrate-binding domain-containing protein, with product MRKTLVLGLTVFALFAGLGCGDKGSGSADSPTPTASNDKKSYTITMIAKSSSNAVFAASHTGADAAAKELSEKLGVEIKIDWRTPPDEDGQEQANRIAQAVNDGADAILISCSDAAKVTGAINDAVDKGVPVMTFDSDAPDSKRFAFYGADNMECGVQTMAELAALNGGKGNVAILAGNQNAPNLQIRVKGAQEEAKKYPGIKIVGVFYHPETAQDASAAVVRAMQANPQIDGWAMIGGWPLFATSLLNDLDPNKVKIVAVDCLPAQMAYIEKGIAPVLLAQPVYNWGYESVKMIVDKIVEKKEVSGVYKMELVKVTQANLNDWGKQLRDWGFKDVDPKYLQ from the coding sequence ATGAGAAAGACACTGGTTTTAGGTTTGACGGTCTTTGCGTTGTTCGCAGGGCTCGGTTGTGGCGATAAGGGCAGCGGCTCCGCAGACAGCCCAACGCCAACTGCTTCGAACGACAAGAAAAGCTACACGATCACGATGATCGCCAAGAGTTCGAGCAATGCGGTGTTTGCGGCATCGCATACAGGCGCGGATGCGGCAGCGAAAGAGCTTTCGGAGAAGCTGGGCGTCGAGATCAAGATCGACTGGCGAACGCCTCCCGATGAGGACGGCCAAGAGCAAGCAAATCGAATTGCTCAAGCCGTCAACGACGGTGCCGACGCCATCCTCATCTCATGCTCCGATGCGGCGAAGGTTACGGGAGCGATCAACGACGCGGTTGATAAGGGCGTGCCGGTGATGACCTTCGATTCCGATGCGCCCGACTCAAAAAGGTTTGCCTTCTATGGTGCGGACAATATGGAGTGCGGAGTGCAGACCATGGCGGAGCTAGCCGCGTTGAACGGTGGCAAGGGCAATGTTGCCATCCTCGCCGGAAACCAGAACGCTCCGAACCTGCAAATCCGCGTCAAAGGTGCACAAGAAGAGGCGAAGAAGTACCCCGGCATCAAGATCGTGGGTGTTTTCTATCACCCCGAGACTGCCCAAGATGCGAGCGCTGCCGTAGTTCGGGCAATGCAGGCAAACCCACAGATCGACGGTTGGGCGATGATCGGCGGCTGGCCTCTGTTTGCGACCTCGTTGCTGAACGACCTCGACCCAAACAAAGTGAAGATCGTGGCGGTGGACTGCCTTCCTGCACAGATGGCCTATATCGAAAAGGGGATTGCCCCCGTTCTCCTGGCGCAGCCGGTTTACAACTGGGGCTACGAAAGTGTGAAGATGATCGTGGACAAGATCGTCGAGAAGAAGGAAGTCAGCGGCGTGTATAAGATGGAACTGGTCAAAGTGACCCAAGCGAACCTGAACGATTGGGGTAAGCAGTTGAGGGATTGGGGCTTTAAGGACGTTGATCCGAAGTATCTGCAGTAG
- a CDS encoding alcohol dehydrogenase catalytic domain-containing protein — protein MKLARYVGNGRLEIVDEPTPEKTPGGLIVRTEACGLCSGELMGWYMDRKIPHVIGHEVAGIVEWSDDPRFPIGARVFPHHHAPCMDCGLCKRGQYVHCPQWKSTKLQPGGMAEYFHVSKENLNDTMIANQLRPVDAALIEPVACVMKAFSRVPGWESSRVAVIGLGAMGLGHMLVAHNAVGYDINPARLEWAKSLGLDARKPEDKEPADTIFVCPGNQSALDLAFEVATPGARIVLFAPFPPGSPPTVDWDRLYFQDYSLITSYSCGPDDTQAAMQAIADGKVKAEQIVSHFVSLDELPKAYEAMKRGEILKAMVVFD, from the coding sequence ATGAAGCTCGCGCGCTATGTCGGGAACGGACGCCTTGAGATCGTCGACGAGCCGACGCCCGAAAAAACACCCGGCGGCCTGATCGTCAGGACGGAAGCCTGTGGGCTTTGCTCGGGCGAGCTCATGGGTTGGTATATGGATCGCAAGATCCCGCACGTGATCGGACATGAAGTTGCGGGGATTGTGGAGTGGAGCGATGATCCCCGATTCCCCATCGGAGCCCGAGTTTTTCCGCACCATCATGCTCCGTGCATGGACTGCGGTCTGTGTAAGCGTGGGCAGTACGTTCATTGCCCACAGTGGAAATCGACCAAGCTCCAACCGGGGGGAATGGCTGAATATTTTCATGTTTCAAAAGAAAACTTAAACGATACGATGATCGCAAATCAACTCCGCCCTGTCGATGCAGCATTGATCGAGCCTGTGGCCTGCGTGATGAAGGCGTTCTCCCGAGTTCCGGGCTGGGAGTCTTCAAGGGTTGCCGTGATCGGGCTAGGGGCGATGGGTTTGGGCCATATGTTAGTGGCCCATAACGCCGTCGGGTACGACATCAATCCGGCCCGGTTGGAGTGGGCGAAGAGCCTCGGGCTGGATGCGCGCAAGCCAGAGGATAAAGAGCCGGCGGACACCATCTTCGTCTGTCCTGGCAATCAATCAGCTTTGGATTTGGCGTTTGAAGTGGCAACCCCCGGGGCGAGAATCGTTTTGTTTGCGCCATTTCCCCCCGGATCACCCCCGACGGTAGACTGGGATCGTCTTTACTTCCAAGACTATTCGCTCATCACCAGCTACTCATGCGGCCCAGACGATACTCAGGCTGCCATGCAGGCCATCGCCGACGGCAAGGTCAAAGCAGAACAGATCGTCAGCCATTTCGTCTCTCTGGATGAGTTGCCAAAGGCATATGAAGCGATGAAGCGCGGAGAAATCTTAAAGGCTATGGTGGTTTTCGATTGA
- a CDS encoding M48 family metalloprotease — MIVTALAAALLTSSPSASVQIPQSRVNYSGVYVYLDRPFKRVDTELPPVVEYLVSTAWSQAKATDQKQELPNQKDIDADKELGKEYSKEVEKEVKLSKNEEYIARIKRVSEPIFKVAQSTLVNVTWGDQRLSPFDYSIKVVEGDQVNAFSIPGGYLYFYEGLIKYAESDDELAGVIGHEVAHAAFRHLATLSREQSKFDILTLPLILVTILSGGRGGTQGALTLAQLASQAASSGWSQKAELSADYGSFQYLRLTQYNPVGLLTFMERLARDQRAMEAIDWGIYRSHPPSRERAEKITGYLEEAKIPIKRSATSTTFRVVLKETEGGKVEGVFNDTRLFVLGGTDAQARAKEVAVRLNDFFDQVPELYEVSLDEAGAITSRRKQLLQLGREDAEAMGTSLSAARDESLRAIKRALFFYAYRIWDAR; from the coding sequence ATGATCGTAACCGCCCTCGCTGCTGCACTCCTAACCAGTTCTCCATCTGCCAGTGTGCAGATCCCTCAATCACGGGTGAACTACAGCGGTGTGTATGTTTATCTAGACCGTCCGTTTAAGCGAGTCGATACAGAGCTTCCCCCCGTCGTCGAGTATCTGGTATCGACAGCCTGGAGTCAGGCAAAAGCCACAGACCAGAAGCAAGAACTCCCCAATCAGAAGGATATCGACGCCGACAAGGAGCTTGGCAAAGAGTATTCGAAAGAGGTCGAAAAGGAGGTAAAGCTCAGCAAGAACGAAGAGTACATCGCTCGCATTAAGCGGGTCTCTGAGCCGATTTTCAAGGTCGCCCAATCCACTCTCGTGAACGTGACTTGGGGCGACCAGCGGCTGAGCCCGTTCGACTACTCCATCAAGGTCGTTGAAGGTGACCAGGTTAACGCTTTCTCCATCCCCGGCGGATACCTCTACTTCTATGAAGGACTGATCAAGTATGCCGAGAGTGACGATGAACTCGCCGGCGTTATCGGCCACGAGGTCGCTCATGCCGCTTTTCGGCACCTGGCAACGCTCTCCCGCGAACAAAGCAAATTCGATATCCTCACGCTCCCCCTGATCCTCGTCACCATCCTTTCCGGGGGCCGGGGCGGCACTCAGGGCGCTCTCACGTTGGCTCAGCTTGCCAGTCAAGCCGCCAGCAGCGGTTGGAGCCAGAAGGCAGAGCTTTCTGCCGATTATGGTTCGTTCCAGTATCTACGGCTGACGCAGTACAACCCAGTTGGGCTGCTGACTTTTATGGAGCGGCTCGCGCGGGACCAACGTGCGATGGAGGCCATCGACTGGGGCATCTACCGAAGCCACCCACCCTCTCGCGAACGTGCTGAGAAGATCACGGGATACCTCGAAGAGGCCAAGATTCCGATCAAGCGGTCTGCCACCAGCACAACGTTTCGCGTGGTGCTCAAAGAGACGGAAGGGGGCAAGGTCGAAGGCGTTTTCAACGACACACGCCTATTCGTTCTCGGTGGAACGGACGCCCAAGCCCGCGCTAAAGAGGTAGCGGTAAGGCTCAACGATTTCTTCGACCAAGTGCCAGAGCTCTATGAGGTTTCCCTTGATGAAGCCGGAGCAATCACCTCGCGCAGAAAGCAGTTGCTCCAACTGGGACGTGAAGATGCAGAGGCTATGGGAACGAGCCTGAGCGCGGCCCGTGACGAATCGCTTCGGGCGATCAAACGCGCGCTATTCTTCTATGCGTATCGCATTTGGGATGCCCGCTAG
- the purE gene encoding 5-(carboxyamino)imidazole ribonucleotide mutase yields the protein MVNPLVGIIMGSKSDLETMQAAADMLIEFGVPFELEVVSAHRTPERMVEYAKSARSRGLKVIIAGAGGAAHLPGMTASLTTLPVIGVPIHTKALGGVDSLYSIAQMPAGVPVATVAIGGGKNAGLLAVQILATADEALAEKLQQYESSLKDLVRRMNDEIR from the coding sequence ATGGTCAACCCACTCGTCGGCATCATCATGGGCAGCAAGAGCGACCTTGAGACGATGCAGGCTGCCGCCGACATGCTGATCGAATTCGGCGTCCCGTTCGAACTCGAAGTCGTCAGCGCCCACCGCACTCCAGAGCGAATGGTCGAATACGCCAAGTCAGCGCGTTCTCGTGGGCTGAAGGTGATTATCGCCGGGGCTGGGGGTGCGGCGCACTTGCCGGGCATGACCGCCTCGCTTACTACTCTGCCGGTGATAGGCGTCCCCATTCACACTAAGGCGCTCGGAGGCGTAGACAGTTTGTACTCCATCGCGCAGATGCCAGCCGGTGTTCCAGTGGCTACAGTTGCAATCGGTGGGGGCAAGAATGCGGGCTTGCTTGCTGTGCAGATTCTGGCGACGGCCGACGAGGCATTAGCAGAGAAGCTACAACAGTATGAGAGCTCGCTCAAAGACCTTGTGCGCAGGATGAACGACGAGATCCGTTAG
- a CDS encoding ABC transporter permease, with protein sequence MKRTFTAIVGSQQFGICVVILLLGSVLTNFAGTYTDRTSGAVVNTFLNANTIFQVLTDTSVFAIMAVGATIVIISGGIDLSVGAIYALASVVMAMVFKGYADSGPLMIGLGFLLACGIGVVCGALNGIMICGLGVHPFIITLGTMLLFRGVAFVLTKAQSILLPTEFTDFAKATFGMGKGLYPVPMLMMIVIAILGWLYLTKTVAGRNIYAVGGNLIAAQYSGIRIKPALMQVYAMSGLTAGIAAFLAASYYGSASSGDGSTYELIVIASAVVGGASLLGGKGSAISALLGALLITLMKQSVITLHLDQNYQNIIVGFAIIAAVVIDRLSTRFGASKSSKSLDGGSA encoded by the coding sequence ATGAAGCGCACGTTTACCGCCATCGTTGGGTCTCAGCAGTTTGGCATCTGCGTCGTAATTCTTCTTCTGGGCTCCGTCCTCACGAACTTCGCCGGCACTTACACGGATCGTACAAGCGGCGCTGTCGTCAACACCTTCCTCAACGCCAATACGATCTTTCAAGTGCTTACCGATACTTCGGTCTTTGCGATCATGGCGGTGGGGGCGACGATCGTTATCATTTCAGGAGGTATCGATCTCTCGGTTGGGGCGATCTATGCCTTGGCAAGCGTTGTCATGGCGATGGTCTTTAAAGGCTATGCAGACTCCGGTCCGCTCATGATTGGGCTTGGGTTCCTTCTGGCTTGTGGGATCGGTGTGGTTTGCGGGGCGCTGAACGGCATCATGATCTGCGGACTGGGAGTCCATCCGTTCATCATTACGCTTGGTACAATGCTCCTTTTTCGAGGCGTTGCCTTCGTTCTCACCAAAGCCCAAAGCATCCTTCTCCCGACCGAATTCACCGACTTTGCCAAGGCCACCTTCGGCATGGGCAAAGGGCTCTATCCGGTACCGATGCTGATGATGATCGTCATCGCAATCTTGGGCTGGCTGTATCTCACCAAGACTGTGGCGGGGAGGAATATCTACGCCGTCGGCGGTAACTTGATCGCGGCTCAATACAGCGGAATACGCATCAAGCCCGCGCTGATGCAGGTGTACGCGATGAGTGGCCTCACGGCGGGCATCGCCGCTTTCTTAGCGGCCTCGTACTATGGTTCGGCGAGCAGTGGAGATGGAAGCACCTATGAGCTGATCGTCATCGCTTCTGCCGTGGTGGGTGGGGCGAGTTTGCTGGGAGGGAAGGGCAGCGCAATTAGCGCGCTTTTGGGGGCATTGTTGATCACGCTGATGAAACAAAGCGTCATCACCCTGCATCTCGATCAGAATTATCAGAATATCATCGTTGGTTTCGCTATCATTGCAGCAGTGGTCATTGATAGACTCAGTACACGATTTGGGGCTTCGAAGTCATCGAAGTCGCTCGATGGAGGATCAGCATGA
- a CDS encoding SRPBCC family protein, whose translation MPTVETTVWINAPLEHVYEIAKDNASFPEFMDDLVSLTVIEQEGNRVVSEWVGIIKQFRVKVRWTQEDIWDDAAHTCTSKQVKGDYDQLDAFWEFKEENNGTRFNSTVNYEYNVPTLGILVKKVIHGIVVKNLDNTLNAIKDRAEKSD comes from the coding sequence ATGCCGACCGTCGAGACCACCGTCTGGATCAACGCCCCGCTGGAGCACGTCTACGAAATCGCCAAGGACAACGCTTCCTTTCCCGAGTTCATGGATGACCTCGTTTCCCTCACCGTTATAGAGCAAGAGGGCAACCGTGTTGTCAGCGAATGGGTCGGGATCATCAAGCAGTTTCGCGTGAAGGTGCGCTGGACTCAGGAAGACATCTGGGACGACGCTGCTCATACATGCACCAGCAAACAGGTCAAGGGTGACTACGATCAGCTCGACGCTTTTTGGGAATTCAAAGAAGAGAACAACGGCACTCGTTTTAACAGCACCGTCAACTACGAATATAACGTGCCGACGCTTGGCATCTTGGTGAAGAAGGTGATCCACGGCATCGTTGTGAAGAATCTGGATAATACGCTCAACGCGATTAAAGACCGAGCAGAGAAGTCCGATTAG
- a CDS encoding alpha-L-fucosidase, with protein MMQDWFLDAKLGIFIHWGIYAVNGTSESWSFFNKETTYPEYMSQLDGFTASKWDPDAWSDLFVRSGAKYAVLTTKHHDGVALWDTKQNDLSVVKKTPAARDLITPYAESLRKHGLKVGYYFSHLDWSHPDYASLTSGNPEDKGNPFAYSQDGDHPERWENFLKFHRGQLEELCTQFGPIDLMWFDGDWERTAEQWRMAELREQLHQWQPNMILNSRMRGHGDYATPEQGQPIIPPPGPWEFCMTINDNWGYRPVDTNFKSPRQVIRIFAEVLSGGGNLLLDIAPMEDGTVPDEQANVLEELGAWIKRNEAAVYGTRPGLPATHFFGPTTQSADGTKLYLMFYGKADEFIAVKGVRNKILGVKHLASGQPLEFKRQGGAGWLETPSVAYIGVPGELCDPYVTVIEVALDGRLDVFTKEG; from the coding sequence ATGATGCAAGACTGGTTCCTCGATGCCAAGCTCGGCATATTCATCCACTGGGGCATTTACGCCGTCAACGGCACCAGCGAAAGCTGGTCTTTCTTCAACAAAGAGACCACATATCCCGAATACATGAGCCAGCTCGACGGCTTCACCGCGTCGAAGTGGGACCCCGATGCTTGGAGCGATCTCTTTGTGCGTTCGGGGGCGAAGTACGCAGTCCTCACCACCAAGCATCACGACGGCGTGGCGCTTTGGGATACGAAGCAGAACGACCTGAGCGTGGTCAAGAAGACCCCCGCCGCGCGCGATCTCATCACGCCCTATGCCGAATCCCTGCGCAAGCACGGGCTCAAGGTCGGCTATTACTTCTCGCATCTGGATTGGTCGCATCCCGACTACGCCTCCCTCACCTCCGGCAACCCAGAAGACAAAGGCAACCCTTTCGCCTACAGCCAAGACGGCGATCATCCTGAGCGTTGGGAGAACTTCCTCAAGTTTCATCGCGGACAGCTAGAGGAGCTTTGCACCCAGTTCGGCCCCATCGACCTGATGTGGTTCGACGGCGACTGGGAGCGCACAGCCGAGCAGTGGCGTATGGCTGAGCTTCGGGAACAGCTTCATCAATGGCAGCCGAACATGATTCTGAACTCGCGCATGCGCGGACACGGAGACTACGCCACGCCCGAGCAGGGGCAGCCGATCATCCCGCCCCCAGGGCCGTGGGAGTTCTGCATGACCATCAACGACAACTGGGGGTATCGCCCGGTCGATACCAATTTCAAAAGCCCGCGCCAGGTCATCCGCATCTTCGCCGAGGTGCTTTCAGGCGGCGGAAACCTCCTCCTCGATATCGCCCCTATGGAGGACGGCACGGTCCCTGACGAGCAGGCGAACGTTTTGGAAGAGTTGGGAGCGTGGATCAAGCGAAACGAAGCCGCAGTTTACGGCACGCGTCCCGGCCTGCCCGCGACCCACTTCTTCGGCCCGACCACCCAATCTGCCGACGGCACCAAGCTCTACCTGATGTTCTATGGCAAGGCAGACGAGTTCATCGCCGTCAAGGGCGTGCGCAACAAGATCCTTGGAGTGAAACACCTGGCTTCGGGACAGCCGCTGGAGTTCAAGCGGCAAGGCGGCGCAGGCTGGCTGGAGACGCCTTCGGTGGCGTATATCGGTGTCCCGGGCGAGCTTTGCGACCCTTACGTTACCGTTATTGAAGTGGCGCTTGATGGTCGGTTGGATGTGTTTACAAAAGAGGGTTAG
- a CDS encoding alcohol dehydrogenase catalytic domain-containing protein, which yields MRALILEAPGRLLLNHIDIPTPGPGELLIRVQAATTCGTDLKAFTRGHPQIPMPGVFGHEYSGVVEEAGEGAPFAKGDAVMGVHSAPCQTCYWCLRGQENLCETIMSTKVLGSYAEYLLIPQRIARLNVFPKPHDLTFEKAALLEPLSCVAQGIENLSPQNEDEILIIGPGSIGLMFVAVLRHLGFENVTLAGRNKTRLEVGEKFGATTVPFDEIPTLKGRGFDTVIECTGSVEVWERSINYVRRGGTLMLFGGCPSGTNACFETRRLHYDQINLVSPFHFGTGAVRKARRWLTDPKFDLSPLLSGERELSEGMMVFDDLSRGIGLKYVFRP from the coding sequence ATGCGCGCGCTCATTCTCGAAGCTCCGGGACGCTTGCTCCTCAACCATATCGACATCCCGACCCCTGGTCCGGGCGAACTCCTCATCCGCGTTCAAGCCGCGACCACTTGCGGGACCGACCTCAAAGCGTTCACCCGAGGTCATCCTCAGATTCCCATGCCCGGCGTTTTTGGGCACGAATACAGCGGCGTTGTGGAAGAGGCAGGAGAGGGCGCACCGTTTGCGAAAGGCGATGCCGTCATGGGTGTTCACTCGGCCCCTTGTCAGACATGCTACTGGTGCTTGCGCGGACAAGAGAACCTTTGCGAGACGATCATGTCCACGAAGGTTTTGGGCTCTTACGCGGAGTATCTGCTGATCCCTCAGCGCATTGCTCGACTAAACGTCTTTCCAAAACCCCACGATCTCACTTTTGAAAAAGCCGCGCTATTGGAGCCGCTTTCGTGTGTGGCTCAGGGGATTGAGAACCTCAGCCCTCAGAACGAGGACGAGATCCTCATCATTGGTCCGGGTTCGATTGGACTTATGTTCGTGGCGGTGCTGAGGCATCTCGGATTTGAAAATGTGACGCTTGCTGGGCGGAATAAAACAAGGCTCGAAGTTGGCGAGAAGTTTGGCGCGACGACGGTGCCGTTTGACGAGATTCCCACTCTTAAGGGTCGTGGGTTTGACACCGTGATCGAGTGTACGGGCAGCGTTGAGGTGTGGGAGAGGAGCATCAATTACGTACGTCGGGGCGGCACTTTGATGCTATTCGGCGGGTGCCCTTCAGGTACGAATGCATGTTTTGAGACACGACGGTTGCACTACGATCAAATTAACCTCGTCAGTCCGTTCCACTTCGGTACGGGTGCGGTCCGCAAAGCTCGTCGATGGCTGACCGATCCGAAGTTTGATCTCTCTCCGCTCCTTTCTGGCGAACGGGAGTTGAGCGAAGGGATGATGGTTTTCGACGATCTGAGCCGAGGCATAGGGCTGAAGTACGTTTTTCGCCCATGA
- a CDS encoding prepilin-type N-terminal cleavage/methylation domain-containing protein, translated as MRRLTGFTLIELLVVISIIAILSAILFPVFAQAKQSAKRTGCLSNLRQIAIGNEMYINDYDDLMPWVQDAWLQLTPPVNSGGKRYSPVGSFLPLWHPYVKNVGIYHSPVLTTSQLSGWKSHFNGVWKENGIDDPTRGFSTYISDLLAETDPTSPRFTRGRSPLSVCEAKNVGVSEQEWLMTPFYETGWWSYSHTLWAVGGSEPPQKGWSAHNGGRNQVFFDMHAKWIKKDIAP; from the coding sequence ATGCGACGCCTCACTGGATTCACGCTCATTGAGCTTCTTGTCGTCATCTCGATCATCGCCATCCTTTCTGCGATTCTCTTTCCGGTGTTTGCCCAGGCGAAGCAGTCGGCAAAGAGGACGGGCTGTCTATCCAACCTTCGGCAGATCGCCATCGGCAACGAGATGTACATCAACGACTATGACGATCTCATGCCTTGGGTTCAGGATGCGTGGCTTCAGCTCACCCCGCCGGTGAATTCGGGCGGAAAACGGTATTCGCCGGTCGGCTCTTTCCTTCCGCTCTGGCATCCCTACGTCAAGAACGTCGGCATCTATCACTCCCCGGTCCTGACGACATCCCAGCTGAGCGGATGGAAAAGCCACTTCAACGGTGTGTGGAAGGAGAACGGAATCGACGATCCGACAAGGGGCTTCAGCACATACATCTCCGACCTCCTTGCCGAAACCGACCCCACATCCCCGCGCTTCACTCGCGGCCGTTCTCCGCTCTCCGTCTGCGAGGCCAAGAACGTCGGGGTCAGCGAGCAGGAATGGCTGATGACCCCCTTCTACGAGACAGGCTGGTGGTCTTACTCGCACACGCTCTGGGCAGTGGGAGGAAGCGAGCCCCCGCAGAAGGGATGGAGCGCACACAACGGCGGCCGCAACCAGGTCTTCTTTGACATGCACGCGAAGTGGATCAAAAAGGATATCGCCCCCTAA
- a CDS encoding FAD-dependent thymidylate synthase: MARIIVEEAEALLDQEIKVLDKGFVRLVDYLGGDQRIVQAARVSYGSGTKSFRQDRALIHYLLRNEHTSPFEQVQLSFHTKMPIFVARQWVRHRTARLNEISGRYSVMRDEFYVPDASRIQLQSADNKQGSSTDTLPLPEAMALIDRLEQEQKEVYGHYEEMIEKGVARELARMNLPISLYTEWYWQIDLHNLFHFLALRMDAHAQYEIRVFAEAMATCAKAVSPIAYEAFEEHKLGSVRFSRGECVALAKMLEGKEHGLEGRPLAVFEDKLCKLRSTSAAEEPGEPELPSSS, translated from the coding sequence ATGGCTCGCATCATCGTGGAAGAGGCCGAGGCGCTTCTCGATCAGGAAATCAAGGTTCTCGATAAGGGGTTTGTTCGGCTTGTGGACTACCTCGGGGGAGATCAGCGCATCGTCCAAGCCGCCCGGGTGAGCTATGGCTCTGGAACAAAATCTTTTCGCCAAGACCGGGCCCTGATTCATTACCTTCTCCGCAACGAGCACACATCGCCTTTTGAGCAAGTTCAACTCTCCTTCCACACCAAGATGCCGATCTTTGTGGCGCGTCAGTGGGTGCGCCATCGAACAGCAAGGTTGAACGAAATCTCTGGCCGCTACAGCGTCATGCGCGATGAGTTTTATGTGCCTGATGCCTCGCGAATCCAGTTGCAGAGCGCCGACAACAAGCAGGGAAGCTCGACCGATACGCTGCCTTTGCCGGAGGCGATGGCGCTCATCGACCGTCTTGAGCAAGAGCAGAAAGAAGTTTACGGGCACTACGAAGAGATGATCGAGAAAGGGGTCGCTCGGGAGCTTGCTCGGATGAACCTTCCGATCTCGTTGTACACGGAGTGGTATTGGCAGATCGACCTCCACAACCTCTTTCACTTTTTGGCTCTTCGAATGGATGCTCACGCGCAGTACGAAATCCGGGTCTTTGCCGAGGCGATGGCGACGTGTGCGAAAGCAGTTTCCCCGATCGCTTACGAGGCGTTTGAAGAGCATAAGCTTGGCTCGGTGCGATTTAGCCGTGGAGAATGCGTGGCCCTAGCAAAGATGCTCGAAGGGAAAGAACATGGCCTCGAAGGGAGGCCGCTTGCTGTTTTTGAGGATAAGCTGTGCAAGCTGCGCTCAACAAGTGCAGCGGAAGAGCCCGGCGAGCCGGAATTGCCGAGTTCGAGCTAA